Proteins encoded in a region of the Phoenix dactylifera cultivar Barhee BC4 chromosome 3, palm_55x_up_171113_PBpolish2nd_filt_p, whole genome shotgun sequence genome:
- the LOC103702192 gene encoding zinc finger CCCH domain-containing protein 53-like isoform X3, giving the protein MDAYEATRIVFSRIQSLDPENAAKIMGLLLIQDHGEKEMIRLAFGPEALVHSVVLKARKDLGLVPPSTPATPSAAVASPSPFLLPRQNSTRLGLAPPPPLSVSSPSSWAPPPVFSRTNSNGSALNGSADDVLVQNPADELISPCNPVVASPFHGAGDLIDEFQLQDQLSFLNDAQVSSPLPMGSKSAAANDLFYQDVECRSPSGDGNGMLYPYGVGWGANGHHRRSCSVTDLCLGADPTGTFGWKPCLYFARGYCKNGSACRFLHGLPDDAAVTAAAVAAGSKMDAVVEQQCQELLLRSKSQRLGGASQLMASAFPYSPTVSVPPSPSSSSKCLNFLLQQQQNESQRAAAAAALMLGGDESHKFIGRSRMERSDFAGMVNPASRQIYLTFPADSTFREEDVSNYFSIYGPVQDVRIPYQQKRMFGFVTFVYPETVKLILAKGNPHFVCDARVLVKPYKEKGKVPDKKQQQQAERGDFSGCTTPTGLDSRDPYDLQQLAARMLYNSTSSQELLLRRKLEEQQQAAELQQAIELQNRRFMGLQLLDLKTRSLSSSMPTSTTSSTIATPPTITIPALDSRSNGGSQEDSPSEGSKSFGEPPGAAPDLKGSTASHGLLRQTPVNAADKEESPGETTPNGDSDFQESAEHNLPDSPFASPTKTSFTLDSFSAGEADNLAASAAATASYIGTSNSSSSSNNHLFTSTLLPATSTLDMATFKSCLFQMPRFSSGHGAIGM; this is encoded by the exons ATGGACGCCTACGAGGCGACGAGGATCGTGTTCTCGAGGATCCAGAGCCTGGACCCGGAGAACGCCGCCAAGATCATGGGGCTTCTTTTGATCCAAGACCACGGCGAGAAGGAGATGATCCGCCTCGCCTTCGGCCCCGAGGCCCTCGTCCACTCCGTCGTTCTCAAGGCCCGCAAGGACCTCGGCCTCGTCCCCCCCTCCACCCCCGCCACCCCCTCCGCCGCCGTAGCCTCCCCATCTCCATTCCTCCTCCCCCGCCAGAACTCCACCCGCCTCGGCCTcgctcccccgccgccgctctccgtctcctccccctcctcctgggCTCCGCCCCCCGTCTTCTCCCGCACCAACAGCAACGGCAGCGCTCTCAACGGCTCCGCGGACGACGTCCTCGTCCAGAACCCCGCTGATGAGCTCATAAGCCCATGCAATCCAGTCGTCGCCTCGCCGTTCCACGGCGCGGGAGACCTCATCGACGAGTTCCAGCTCCAGGACCAGCTCTCTTTCCTCAACGACGCCCAGGTCTCCTCCCCCCTCCCCATGGGCTCCAAGTCCGCCGCCGCCAACGACCTCTTCTACCAGGACGTCGAGTGCCGGAGCCCGAGTGGCGACGGGAACGGGATGCTCTACCCCTACGGGGTCGGTTGGGGGGCCAACGGCCACCACCGCCGAAGCTGCTCCGTCACCGACCTTTGCCTCGGCGCCGACCCCACCGGCACCTTCGGGTGGAAGCCCTGCCTCTACTTCGCCAGGGGCTACTGCAAGAACGGCAGCGCCTGCCGGTTCCTCCACGGGCTTCCCGACGACGCCGCCGTCACCGCCGCGGCGGTGGCCGCGGGGAGCAAAATGGATGCCGTGGTGGAGCAGCAGTGCCAGGAGCTGCTGCTGAGGTCCAAAAGCCAGAGGCTGGGTGGCGCTTCCCAGCTCATGGCCTCCGCCTTCCCCTACTCCCCTACTGTCTCCGTGCCGCCGTCTCCCTCGTCATCGAGCAAATGCCTCAACTTTTTGCTCCAGCAGCAGCAGAATGAGAGCCAAAG GGCGGCAGCGGCGGCAGCGCTGATGCTCGGAGGCGACGAGTCTCACAAGTTCATAGGCCGGTCTAGAATGGAAAGGAGTGATTTTGCCGGCATGGTGAATCCGGCATCGAGGCAGATTTATTTGACCTTTCCGGCCGACAGCACTTTTCGCGAAGAAGATGTCTCAAACTATTTCAG CATTTATGGGCCAGTTCAGGACGTGAGGATCCCATACCAGCAGAAGAGGATGTTTGGGTTCGTGACCTTCGTCTACCCGGAAACGGTGAAGCTTATCCTGGCCAAGGGGAACCCTCACTTCGTGTGCGACGCCCGGGTCCTCGTCAAGCCCTACAAGGAGAAGGGAAAAGTCCCCGACAA gaagcagcagcagcaggccGAGAGGGGGGATTTCTCCGGCTGTACTACCCCTACTGGCCTCGACTCCAGAGACCCCTATGACCTTCAGCAGCTCG CAGCAAGGATGCTGTATAACAGCACCAGCAGCCAGGAGTTGTTACTGAGGAGGAAGCTAGAAGAGCAGCAGCAGGCAGCGGAGCTGCAGCAGGCCATTGAGCTCCAAAACAGGCGATTCATGGGCCTCCAGCTCCTCGACCTCAAAACCCGAAGCCTCTCCTCCTCCATGCCCACCTCCACCACCAGCTCCACCATTGCCACTCCTCCAACCATCACCATTCCTGCTCTGGATTCTAGGAGCAATGGTGGAAGCCAGGAAGACTCGCCATCGGAAG GCAGCAAGAGCTTCGGTGAGCCGCCTGGCGCGGCACCAGACCTCAAGGGAAGCACTGCTTCCCACGGACTGCTTCGCCAGACGCCAGTCAACGCTGCCGATAAGGAGGAATCTCCCGGTGAGACGACCCCCAATGGAGATAGCGATTTCCAAGAAAG TGCCGAGCATAACCTGCCGGATAGTCCCTTTGCTTCGCCCACCAAGACTTCGTTTACGCTGGACTCGTTCTCGGCCGGCGAAGCCGATAACCTGGCGGCCTCTGCCGCTGCTACGGCTTCCTACATTGGTAccagcaacagcagcagcagcagcaataaCCATCTCTTCACCTCCACACTGCTGCCGGCTACTTCTACACTGGACATGGCCACCTTCAAATCTTGCCTCTTCCAGATGCCCAG GTTCTCGTCCGGTCATGGAGCGATAGGAATGTAA
- the LOC103702192 gene encoding zinc finger CCCH domain-containing protein 53-like isoform X1 → MDAYEATRIVFSRIQSLDPENAAKIMGLLLIQDHGEKEMIRLAFGPEALVHSVVLKARKDLGLVPPSTPATPSAAVASPSPFLLPRQNSTRLGLAPPPPLSVSSPSSWAPPPVFSRTNSNGSALNGSADDVLVQNPADELISPCNPVVASPFHGAGDLIDEFQLQDQLSFLNDAQVSSPLPMGSKSAAANDLFYQDVECRSPSGDGNGMLYPYGVGWGANGHHRRSCSVTDLCLGADPTGTFGWKPCLYFARGYCKNGSACRFLHGLPDDAAVTAAAVAAGSKMDAVVEQQCQELLLRSKSQRLGGASQLMASAFPYSPTVSVPPSPSSSSKCLNFLLQQQQNESQRAAAAAALMLGGDESHKFIGRSRMERSDFAGMVNPASRQIYLTFPADSTFREEDVSNYFSIYGPVQDVRIPYQQKRMFGFVTFVYPETVKLILAKGNPHFVCDARVLVKPYKEKGKVPDKYRKQQQQAERGDFSGCTTPTGLDSRDPYDLQQLAARMLYNSTSSQELLLRRKLEEQQQAAELQQAIELQNRRFMGLQLLDLKTRSLSSSMPTSTTSSTIATPPTITIPALDSRSNGGSQEDSPSEGSKSFGEPPGAAPDLKGSTASHGLLRQTPVNAADKEESPGETTPNGDSDFQESAEHNLPDSPFASPTKTSFTLDSFSAGEADNLAASAAATASYIGTSNSSSSSNNHLFTSTLLPATSTLDMATFKSCLFQMPRFSSGHGAIGM, encoded by the exons ATGGACGCCTACGAGGCGACGAGGATCGTGTTCTCGAGGATCCAGAGCCTGGACCCGGAGAACGCCGCCAAGATCATGGGGCTTCTTTTGATCCAAGACCACGGCGAGAAGGAGATGATCCGCCTCGCCTTCGGCCCCGAGGCCCTCGTCCACTCCGTCGTTCTCAAGGCCCGCAAGGACCTCGGCCTCGTCCCCCCCTCCACCCCCGCCACCCCCTCCGCCGCCGTAGCCTCCCCATCTCCATTCCTCCTCCCCCGCCAGAACTCCACCCGCCTCGGCCTcgctcccccgccgccgctctccgtctcctccccctcctcctgggCTCCGCCCCCCGTCTTCTCCCGCACCAACAGCAACGGCAGCGCTCTCAACGGCTCCGCGGACGACGTCCTCGTCCAGAACCCCGCTGATGAGCTCATAAGCCCATGCAATCCAGTCGTCGCCTCGCCGTTCCACGGCGCGGGAGACCTCATCGACGAGTTCCAGCTCCAGGACCAGCTCTCTTTCCTCAACGACGCCCAGGTCTCCTCCCCCCTCCCCATGGGCTCCAAGTCCGCCGCCGCCAACGACCTCTTCTACCAGGACGTCGAGTGCCGGAGCCCGAGTGGCGACGGGAACGGGATGCTCTACCCCTACGGGGTCGGTTGGGGGGCCAACGGCCACCACCGCCGAAGCTGCTCCGTCACCGACCTTTGCCTCGGCGCCGACCCCACCGGCACCTTCGGGTGGAAGCCCTGCCTCTACTTCGCCAGGGGCTACTGCAAGAACGGCAGCGCCTGCCGGTTCCTCCACGGGCTTCCCGACGACGCCGCCGTCACCGCCGCGGCGGTGGCCGCGGGGAGCAAAATGGATGCCGTGGTGGAGCAGCAGTGCCAGGAGCTGCTGCTGAGGTCCAAAAGCCAGAGGCTGGGTGGCGCTTCCCAGCTCATGGCCTCCGCCTTCCCCTACTCCCCTACTGTCTCCGTGCCGCCGTCTCCCTCGTCATCGAGCAAATGCCTCAACTTTTTGCTCCAGCAGCAGCAGAATGAGAGCCAAAG GGCGGCAGCGGCGGCAGCGCTGATGCTCGGAGGCGACGAGTCTCACAAGTTCATAGGCCGGTCTAGAATGGAAAGGAGTGATTTTGCCGGCATGGTGAATCCGGCATCGAGGCAGATTTATTTGACCTTTCCGGCCGACAGCACTTTTCGCGAAGAAGATGTCTCAAACTATTTCAG CATTTATGGGCCAGTTCAGGACGTGAGGATCCCATACCAGCAGAAGAGGATGTTTGGGTTCGTGACCTTCGTCTACCCGGAAACGGTGAAGCTTATCCTGGCCAAGGGGAACCCTCACTTCGTGTGCGACGCCCGGGTCCTCGTCAAGCCCTACAAGGAGAAGGGAAAAGTCCCCGACAAGTACAG gaagcagcagcagcaggccGAGAGGGGGGATTTCTCCGGCTGTACTACCCCTACTGGCCTCGACTCCAGAGACCCCTATGACCTTCAGCAGCTCG CAGCAAGGATGCTGTATAACAGCACCAGCAGCCAGGAGTTGTTACTGAGGAGGAAGCTAGAAGAGCAGCAGCAGGCAGCGGAGCTGCAGCAGGCCATTGAGCTCCAAAACAGGCGATTCATGGGCCTCCAGCTCCTCGACCTCAAAACCCGAAGCCTCTCCTCCTCCATGCCCACCTCCACCACCAGCTCCACCATTGCCACTCCTCCAACCATCACCATTCCTGCTCTGGATTCTAGGAGCAATGGTGGAAGCCAGGAAGACTCGCCATCGGAAG GCAGCAAGAGCTTCGGTGAGCCGCCTGGCGCGGCACCAGACCTCAAGGGAAGCACTGCTTCCCACGGACTGCTTCGCCAGACGCCAGTCAACGCTGCCGATAAGGAGGAATCTCCCGGTGAGACGACCCCCAATGGAGATAGCGATTTCCAAGAAAG TGCCGAGCATAACCTGCCGGATAGTCCCTTTGCTTCGCCCACCAAGACTTCGTTTACGCTGGACTCGTTCTCGGCCGGCGAAGCCGATAACCTGGCGGCCTCTGCCGCTGCTACGGCTTCCTACATTGGTAccagcaacagcagcagcagcagcaataaCCATCTCTTCACCTCCACACTGCTGCCGGCTACTTCTACACTGGACATGGCCACCTTCAAATCTTGCCTCTTCCAGATGCCCAG GTTCTCGTCCGGTCATGGAGCGATAGGAATGTAA
- the LOC103702192 gene encoding zinc finger CCCH domain-containing protein 53-like isoform X4, with protein sequence MDAYEATRIVFSRIQSLDPENAAKIMGLLLIQDHGEKEMIRLAFGPEALVHSVVLKARKDLGLVPPSTPATPSAAVASPSPFLLPRQNSTRLGLAPPPPLSVSSPSSWAPPPVFSRTNSNGSALNGSADDVLVQNPADELISPCNPVVASPFHGAGDLIDEFQLQDQLSFLNDAQVSSPLPMGSKSAAANDLFYQDVECRSPSGDGNGMLYPYGVGWGANGHHRRSCSVTDLCLGADPTGTFGWKPCLYFARGYCKNGSACRFLHGLPDDAAVTAAAVAAGSKMDAVVEQQCQELLLRSKSQRLGGASQLMASAFPYSPTVSVPPSPSSSSKCLNFLLQQQQNESQRAAAAAALMLGGDESHKFIGRSRMERSDFAGMVNPASRQIYLTFPADSTFREEDVSNYFSIYGPVQDVRIPYQQKRMFGFVTFVYPETVKLILAKGNPHFVCDARVLVKPYKEKGKVPDKKQQQQAERGDFSGCTTPTGLDSRDPYDLQQLARMLYNSTSSQELLLRRKLEEQQQAAELQQAIELQNRRFMGLQLLDLKTRSLSSSMPTSTTSSTIATPPTITIPALDSRSNGGSQEDSPSEGSKSFGEPPGAAPDLKGSTASHGLLRQTPVNAADKEESPGETTPNGDSDFQESAEHNLPDSPFASPTKTSFTLDSFSAGEADNLAASAAATASYIGTSNSSSSSNNHLFTSTLLPATSTLDMATFKSCLFQMPRFSSGHGAIGM encoded by the exons ATGGACGCCTACGAGGCGACGAGGATCGTGTTCTCGAGGATCCAGAGCCTGGACCCGGAGAACGCCGCCAAGATCATGGGGCTTCTTTTGATCCAAGACCACGGCGAGAAGGAGATGATCCGCCTCGCCTTCGGCCCCGAGGCCCTCGTCCACTCCGTCGTTCTCAAGGCCCGCAAGGACCTCGGCCTCGTCCCCCCCTCCACCCCCGCCACCCCCTCCGCCGCCGTAGCCTCCCCATCTCCATTCCTCCTCCCCCGCCAGAACTCCACCCGCCTCGGCCTcgctcccccgccgccgctctccgtctcctccccctcctcctgggCTCCGCCCCCCGTCTTCTCCCGCACCAACAGCAACGGCAGCGCTCTCAACGGCTCCGCGGACGACGTCCTCGTCCAGAACCCCGCTGATGAGCTCATAAGCCCATGCAATCCAGTCGTCGCCTCGCCGTTCCACGGCGCGGGAGACCTCATCGACGAGTTCCAGCTCCAGGACCAGCTCTCTTTCCTCAACGACGCCCAGGTCTCCTCCCCCCTCCCCATGGGCTCCAAGTCCGCCGCCGCCAACGACCTCTTCTACCAGGACGTCGAGTGCCGGAGCCCGAGTGGCGACGGGAACGGGATGCTCTACCCCTACGGGGTCGGTTGGGGGGCCAACGGCCACCACCGCCGAAGCTGCTCCGTCACCGACCTTTGCCTCGGCGCCGACCCCACCGGCACCTTCGGGTGGAAGCCCTGCCTCTACTTCGCCAGGGGCTACTGCAAGAACGGCAGCGCCTGCCGGTTCCTCCACGGGCTTCCCGACGACGCCGCCGTCACCGCCGCGGCGGTGGCCGCGGGGAGCAAAATGGATGCCGTGGTGGAGCAGCAGTGCCAGGAGCTGCTGCTGAGGTCCAAAAGCCAGAGGCTGGGTGGCGCTTCCCAGCTCATGGCCTCCGCCTTCCCCTACTCCCCTACTGTCTCCGTGCCGCCGTCTCCCTCGTCATCGAGCAAATGCCTCAACTTTTTGCTCCAGCAGCAGCAGAATGAGAGCCAAAG GGCGGCAGCGGCGGCAGCGCTGATGCTCGGAGGCGACGAGTCTCACAAGTTCATAGGCCGGTCTAGAATGGAAAGGAGTGATTTTGCCGGCATGGTGAATCCGGCATCGAGGCAGATTTATTTGACCTTTCCGGCCGACAGCACTTTTCGCGAAGAAGATGTCTCAAACTATTTCAG CATTTATGGGCCAGTTCAGGACGTGAGGATCCCATACCAGCAGAAGAGGATGTTTGGGTTCGTGACCTTCGTCTACCCGGAAACGGTGAAGCTTATCCTGGCCAAGGGGAACCCTCACTTCGTGTGCGACGCCCGGGTCCTCGTCAAGCCCTACAAGGAGAAGGGAAAAGTCCCCGACAA gaagcagcagcagcaggccGAGAGGGGGGATTTCTCCGGCTGTACTACCCCTACTGGCCTCGACTCCAGAGACCCCTATGACCTTCAGCAGCTCG CAAGGATGCTGTATAACAGCACCAGCAGCCAGGAGTTGTTACTGAGGAGGAAGCTAGAAGAGCAGCAGCAGGCAGCGGAGCTGCAGCAGGCCATTGAGCTCCAAAACAGGCGATTCATGGGCCTCCAGCTCCTCGACCTCAAAACCCGAAGCCTCTCCTCCTCCATGCCCACCTCCACCACCAGCTCCACCATTGCCACTCCTCCAACCATCACCATTCCTGCTCTGGATTCTAGGAGCAATGGTGGAAGCCAGGAAGACTCGCCATCGGAAG GCAGCAAGAGCTTCGGTGAGCCGCCTGGCGCGGCACCAGACCTCAAGGGAAGCACTGCTTCCCACGGACTGCTTCGCCAGACGCCAGTCAACGCTGCCGATAAGGAGGAATCTCCCGGTGAGACGACCCCCAATGGAGATAGCGATTTCCAAGAAAG TGCCGAGCATAACCTGCCGGATAGTCCCTTTGCTTCGCCCACCAAGACTTCGTTTACGCTGGACTCGTTCTCGGCCGGCGAAGCCGATAACCTGGCGGCCTCTGCCGCTGCTACGGCTTCCTACATTGGTAccagcaacagcagcagcagcagcaataaCCATCTCTTCACCTCCACACTGCTGCCGGCTACTTCTACACTGGACATGGCCACCTTCAAATCTTGCCTCTTCCAGATGCCCAG GTTCTCGTCCGGTCATGGAGCGATAGGAATGTAA
- the LOC103702192 gene encoding zinc finger CCCH domain-containing protein 53-like isoform X2 translates to MDAYEATRIVFSRIQSLDPENAAKIMGLLLIQDHGEKEMIRLAFGPEALVHSVVLKARKDLGLVPPSTPATPSAAVASPSPFLLPRQNSTRLGLAPPPPLSVSSPSSWAPPPVFSRTNSNGSALNGSADDVLVQNPADELISPCNPVVASPFHGAGDLIDEFQLQDQLSFLNDAQVSSPLPMGSKSAAANDLFYQDVECRSPSGDGNGMLYPYGVGWGANGHHRRSCSVTDLCLGADPTGTFGWKPCLYFARGYCKNGSACRFLHGLPDDAAVTAAAVAAGSKMDAVVEQQCQELLLRSKSQRLGGASQLMASAFPYSPTVSVPPSPSSSSKCLNFLLQQQQNESQRAAAAAALMLGGDESHKFIGRSRMERSDFAGMVNPASRQIYLTFPADSTFREEDVSNYFSIYGPVQDVRIPYQQKRMFGFVTFVYPETVKLILAKGNPHFVCDARVLVKPYKEKGKVPDKYRKQQQQAERGDFSGCTTPTGLDSRDPYDLQQLARMLYNSTSSQELLLRRKLEEQQQAAELQQAIELQNRRFMGLQLLDLKTRSLSSSMPTSTTSSTIATPPTITIPALDSRSNGGSQEDSPSEGSKSFGEPPGAAPDLKGSTASHGLLRQTPVNAADKEESPGETTPNGDSDFQESAEHNLPDSPFASPTKTSFTLDSFSAGEADNLAASAAATASYIGTSNSSSSSNNHLFTSTLLPATSTLDMATFKSCLFQMPRFSSGHGAIGM, encoded by the exons ATGGACGCCTACGAGGCGACGAGGATCGTGTTCTCGAGGATCCAGAGCCTGGACCCGGAGAACGCCGCCAAGATCATGGGGCTTCTTTTGATCCAAGACCACGGCGAGAAGGAGATGATCCGCCTCGCCTTCGGCCCCGAGGCCCTCGTCCACTCCGTCGTTCTCAAGGCCCGCAAGGACCTCGGCCTCGTCCCCCCCTCCACCCCCGCCACCCCCTCCGCCGCCGTAGCCTCCCCATCTCCATTCCTCCTCCCCCGCCAGAACTCCACCCGCCTCGGCCTcgctcccccgccgccgctctccgtctcctccccctcctcctgggCTCCGCCCCCCGTCTTCTCCCGCACCAACAGCAACGGCAGCGCTCTCAACGGCTCCGCGGACGACGTCCTCGTCCAGAACCCCGCTGATGAGCTCATAAGCCCATGCAATCCAGTCGTCGCCTCGCCGTTCCACGGCGCGGGAGACCTCATCGACGAGTTCCAGCTCCAGGACCAGCTCTCTTTCCTCAACGACGCCCAGGTCTCCTCCCCCCTCCCCATGGGCTCCAAGTCCGCCGCCGCCAACGACCTCTTCTACCAGGACGTCGAGTGCCGGAGCCCGAGTGGCGACGGGAACGGGATGCTCTACCCCTACGGGGTCGGTTGGGGGGCCAACGGCCACCACCGCCGAAGCTGCTCCGTCACCGACCTTTGCCTCGGCGCCGACCCCACCGGCACCTTCGGGTGGAAGCCCTGCCTCTACTTCGCCAGGGGCTACTGCAAGAACGGCAGCGCCTGCCGGTTCCTCCACGGGCTTCCCGACGACGCCGCCGTCACCGCCGCGGCGGTGGCCGCGGGGAGCAAAATGGATGCCGTGGTGGAGCAGCAGTGCCAGGAGCTGCTGCTGAGGTCCAAAAGCCAGAGGCTGGGTGGCGCTTCCCAGCTCATGGCCTCCGCCTTCCCCTACTCCCCTACTGTCTCCGTGCCGCCGTCTCCCTCGTCATCGAGCAAATGCCTCAACTTTTTGCTCCAGCAGCAGCAGAATGAGAGCCAAAG GGCGGCAGCGGCGGCAGCGCTGATGCTCGGAGGCGACGAGTCTCACAAGTTCATAGGCCGGTCTAGAATGGAAAGGAGTGATTTTGCCGGCATGGTGAATCCGGCATCGAGGCAGATTTATTTGACCTTTCCGGCCGACAGCACTTTTCGCGAAGAAGATGTCTCAAACTATTTCAG CATTTATGGGCCAGTTCAGGACGTGAGGATCCCATACCAGCAGAAGAGGATGTTTGGGTTCGTGACCTTCGTCTACCCGGAAACGGTGAAGCTTATCCTGGCCAAGGGGAACCCTCACTTCGTGTGCGACGCCCGGGTCCTCGTCAAGCCCTACAAGGAGAAGGGAAAAGTCCCCGACAAGTACAG gaagcagcagcagcaggccGAGAGGGGGGATTTCTCCGGCTGTACTACCCCTACTGGCCTCGACTCCAGAGACCCCTATGACCTTCAGCAGCTCG CAAGGATGCTGTATAACAGCACCAGCAGCCAGGAGTTGTTACTGAGGAGGAAGCTAGAAGAGCAGCAGCAGGCAGCGGAGCTGCAGCAGGCCATTGAGCTCCAAAACAGGCGATTCATGGGCCTCCAGCTCCTCGACCTCAAAACCCGAAGCCTCTCCTCCTCCATGCCCACCTCCACCACCAGCTCCACCATTGCCACTCCTCCAACCATCACCATTCCTGCTCTGGATTCTAGGAGCAATGGTGGAAGCCAGGAAGACTCGCCATCGGAAG GCAGCAAGAGCTTCGGTGAGCCGCCTGGCGCGGCACCAGACCTCAAGGGAAGCACTGCTTCCCACGGACTGCTTCGCCAGACGCCAGTCAACGCTGCCGATAAGGAGGAATCTCCCGGTGAGACGACCCCCAATGGAGATAGCGATTTCCAAGAAAG TGCCGAGCATAACCTGCCGGATAGTCCCTTTGCTTCGCCCACCAAGACTTCGTTTACGCTGGACTCGTTCTCGGCCGGCGAAGCCGATAACCTGGCGGCCTCTGCCGCTGCTACGGCTTCCTACATTGGTAccagcaacagcagcagcagcagcaataaCCATCTCTTCACCTCCACACTGCTGCCGGCTACTTCTACACTGGACATGGCCACCTTCAAATCTTGCCTCTTCCAGATGCCCAG GTTCTCGTCCGGTCATGGAGCGATAGGAATGTAA